Part of the Kitasatospora sp. NBC_00374 genome is shown below.
GCCGGATCAGTTCGTGGCCGAGGCCGGCGATCTCGTCGAAGGCCTGCTTGGGGTCCTTGCCGACCAGGTTGGTGATCACCCGCAGCAGGGTGCCCAGCACCAGCCGCAGCAGGAGGTACGGAAGCAGCACGCCGCGGGTGTTGGCGAGCAGGGTGTAGACGGCGCCGGCCTTGTCCACCCGGTGCGGGTGGTCGGGACCGCAGTCGATGGCGCGGCGCTCGCGGCTGGCGGCCTCGGCGTGCCGGAGCACGGCGTCGGGGGCGACCACGACCCGGTGGCCGGCGGCGTTGACCCGCCAGCAGAAGTCGGTGTCGTCGCGCATCAGCGGCAGTGCCTTGTCGAAGCCGCCGAGCTCCTCGAAGACGTCCCGGCGCACCAGCATGCCGGCGGTGGAGACGGCGAGCACCGGGCGGACCTGGTCGTGCTGGCCCTGGTCCTGCTCGCGGCGGTCGAGGCCGGTCCAGCGGCGGCCGGAGCGGGCGATCGTGACGCCGACCTCCAGCAGCTGCCGGCGGTCGTACCAGCTGCGCAGCTTGGGGCCGATCACGGCGGCGGTCGGGGTGGAGTCCGCGACCTGGAGCAGCCGGCGCAGCGCGTCCGTCTGCGGCTCGCAGTCGTCGTGCAGCAGCCACAGCCACTCGACCGGCCGGGTCTCGCGCGGGCCGCCCCGGCCCAGGTCGTCCTCGTGGCCGAGCGGGTCGCCGTAGTCGTCCCAGCCGCCGGTGACCGGGTCGTAGCCGGAGGGGTCGAGGCTGTACGGGAGGTCCTCGGCGCGCAGCGGCGGGCTGTTGAAGACCGCCTGGCCGACGGCGGTGCCGAAGCCGGCCCGGCGGCCTAGCACCAGCGGGCCGCTCTCCGGGAGCCAGTCGCCCAGGGTGTCCTGCAGCAGCTGCGGGGAGGTGTCGGTGGATCCGGTGTCGACGGCGAGGATGCGCTGCACCTGGCGGTCCTGGCCGAGCAGCCCGGCCAGCGCCTGCGGGAGCCAGCGGGCACCGTCGTGGGAGACGATCACGGCGGTGACGAGGTGGCGCGGGTACGCGGGCGGCCTGGCGGCGGCGAAGCCGCTCTGGTGGCTGTAGACGGTCATCGAGTGCGCGGGCCCCGGTTCCGGTGGGAGGGCGGTTGGTGTGCGGTGCCACCCGGGCGGGCCGTTGGTCCGGGCACGGGTGGCGCAGCGCATGCCGGATGCCGGGCATCCGGATGGCGCACCACACTAACGGCTCAGGGTGGCCGCGGTGCTCCCGGTCCTGGTGAAGATGTGGCTGCGAAAGGCGTACGGGTATGCGAAAGCGCCCCACCGCTGGGGTGAGGCGCTGCCACGGGTGCGGGGCCGGGGGCCACCGCCCGGGAGGTCCGGCCCGGGTCAGACCGCGCTCTTCTTGAGCCGGCGGCGCTCGCGCTCGGAGAGCCCGCCCCAGATCCCGAACCGCTCGTCATTGGCGAGCGCGTATTCCAGGCACTCGGACCGCACCTCGCAGGCGAGGCAGACCTTCTTGGCCTCGCGGGTGGAGCCGCCCTTCTCGGGGAAGAAGGACTCCGGGTCGGTCTGGGCGCACAGCGCGCGCTCCTGCCAGCCGAGTTCCTCTTCGTCCTCTTCGATGCCCTCACCGATCAAAAGCTCAAAGAGCTCGCTCATCTGGCGCGCCTCCTCTGCCCCTCTTGGCGTCCCCGTGGTTGCCGTTGCCCGGAGCGGCGGAACGACACGAGTGAAATTACAGTTGCGTCACTCTGGCCCAGTCAAGCCGAGCTCTGGTATTGGGCCAAGGATTCACTCCCCGGAACCAAGCCGTTACGAATAGTGTACATATCTGGACAACCCGGACATTCGTAGCGACGGATGGCATATCGCCCCAGAACCGCTTGCGGGCCGACGCACCGCCAATACCGACCGGCCCGGCCCCCTCCCGGAGGAGGAGACGCCTGCGGCCCGAGCGCGGTTGCCTGGTCACCGGGCTGCCTTCCCGGCGATCTTCGCATCGAAACATAGAGGGTGATTTATCACCCCATCCGGTGGTTCGGTGGAGATGTGACCTGAATGTCCGCCAGCTCGGGTTGACACTGTCACCCCTCTTGCGGTCTCCTTGCTCACATGTCAGAGTTCGCCGCCCACCGGAGCCGCCGCCAGGCCGCCATCCGTCGTGCCGCGAACTCGCTCTGCTGTCGCCTCTGTTCCTGCTGTATCTAGGCGCTCGCGTCCCACCGCGCGCCGCCCAGGTAAGCCAGAGGCCGCCCGCGCGACAGTCCCCCTCGTAAGCTCCGCGGACCCGGCTGACCCACCGAACCAGCCGATCCAAGGACTATCGACCGTGCGAATGCCCCGTATCCGCAAGCGCAACCGGGACCGCGCCAAGCTTCTGAGCCCGGCAGCCACCCGGCCCACCGCCACCCCCCGGTCCACCGCCGCCCGCTGGGCCGACGGCCTGAGCGACGTCTCCATCGCCGGCGACCCACTGGCCTTCCCGCACCTCGCCCGCACCGACCTGCCGCAGCACCCCACCACGGTGGCGGGCTACGCGCAGCTGGTCCGGGAGATCGCCGCCGACCGCGACCGCTGGGCCCCACTGGTCCGCTACGACGCCCTCACCCGCTGGTACGCCCGGCTGGAGACCGGCCCGGGCTACGAGGTCTGGCTGCTCAGCTGGCTGCCCGGCCAGAGCAGCGGCTTCCACGACCACGGCCAGTCCGCGGGCGTGATGACCGTGGTCGAGGGCGAACTGGTCGAGCGCTCGCTCACCGACGCCGGCGAGGGCACCCGGGTGCTCGCCCCCGGCCGTCAGCGCGTGTTCTCCGCCGGCTACCTGCACGAGGTGGTGAACGGCGCGCTGGAGCCCGCCGTCTCCATCCACCTCTACACGCCGGGCCTGGTGGAGATGAACCAGTACGGCACCGCCGCCCCCGGCCGGCAGGCCCGGCACGAGGACCGACGCCAGCACCAGGCCTGACGGGCCGCCACCGGACCGCCTGGCAGGATGAGCGCATGCGCATCGTGGCACTGGCAGGCGGAATTGGTGGGGCGCGCTTCCTGCGCGGGCTGAAGGAGGCCGTCGCCCCGGGGGACGAGATCACGGTCATCGGCAACACCGGTGACGACATCCATCTGTTCGGGCTGAAGGTCTGCCCGGACCTGGACACCGTGATGTACACCCTCGGCGGCGGCATCCACGAGGAACAGGGCTGGGGACGGGCCGACGAGACCTGGTCCGTCAAGGAGGAGCTGAAGGCCTACGGCGTCGGCCCCGACTGGTTCGGCCTCGGCGACCGGGACTTCGCCACCCACATCGTCCGCACCCAGATGCTGGCCGCCGGCTACCCGCTGAGCGCCGTCACCGAGGCTCTGTGCGACCGCTGGCAGCCGGGCGTGCGGCTGATCCCGATGAGCGACGACCGGGTCGAGACCCACGTCCGGATCACCGACGAGGCCGGCAGCCGGGCCGTGCACTTCCAGGAGTACTGGGTCCGGCTGCACGCCGCCGTGGCCGCCGAGGCGATCGTGCCGGTCGGCGCGGACACCGCGAAGCCGGCCCCCGGAGTGCTGGAGGCGATCGCCGCGGCGGACGTCATCCTCCTCCCGCCGTCCAACCCGGTGGTCAGCATCGGCACCATCCTGGCCGTGCCCGGCATCCGGCAGGCCGTCGCCGCGGCGGCCGCGCCGGTGGTCGGGCTCTCCCCGATCATCGGCGGCGCGCCCGTGCGGGGCATGGCCGACAAGGTGCTCGCGGCGGTCGGCGTGGAGTCCACCGCCGAGGCGGTCGCCCGGCACTACGGCCCGGGCCTGCTGGACGGCTGGCTGGTGGACACCGCCGACCGTGCCGCGGTCACCGGGGTCGAGGAGGCGGGCATCCCCTGCCGGGCCGTCCCGCTGCTGATGACCGACGTCGCGGCGACCGCCGAGATGGCCCGGGCCGCGCTGGCGCTGGCCGAGGAGGTCCGGGCGTGATCGTCCTGCACCCGGTCCACGGGCTGCCCGAGATCGGCACCGGCGCCGACCTCGCCGAGCTGATCGCCAAGGCCGGGGAGTTCGAGGACGGCGACATCCTG
Proteins encoded:
- a CDS encoding WhiB family transcriptional regulator gives rise to the protein MSELFELLIGEGIEEDEEELGWQERALCAQTDPESFFPEKGGSTREAKKVCLACEVRSECLEYALANDERFGIWGGLSERERRRLKKSAV
- the cofD gene encoding 2-phospho-L-lactate transferase, which codes for MRIVALAGGIGGARFLRGLKEAVAPGDEITVIGNTGDDIHLFGLKVCPDLDTVMYTLGGGIHEEQGWGRADETWSVKEELKAYGVGPDWFGLGDRDFATHIVRTQMLAAGYPLSAVTEALCDRWQPGVRLIPMSDDRVETHVRITDEAGSRAVHFQEYWVRLHAAVAAEAIVPVGADTAKPAPGVLEAIAAADVILLPPSNPVVSIGTILAVPGIRQAVAAAAAPVVGLSPIIGGAPVRGMADKVLAAVGVESTAEAVARHYGPGLLDGWLVDTADRAAVTGVEEAGIPCRAVPLLMTDVAATAEMARAALALAEEVRA
- a CDS encoding cysteine dioxygenase family protein encodes the protein MRMPRIRKRNRDRAKLLSPAATRPTATPRSTAARWADGLSDVSIAGDPLAFPHLARTDLPQHPTTVAGYAQLVREIAADRDRWAPLVRYDALTRWYARLETGPGYEVWLLSWLPGQSSGFHDHGQSAGVMTVVEGELVERSLTDAGEGTRVLAPGRQRVFSAGYLHEVVNGALEPAVSIHLYTPGLVEMNQYGTAAPGRQARHEDRRQHQA